One stretch of Maylandia zebra isolate NMK-2024a linkage group LG13, Mzebra_GT3a, whole genome shotgun sequence DNA includes these proteins:
- the LOC143421857 gene encoding uncharacterized protein LOC143421857, protein MDGGRARGRGGGGQRGHARTHISDDIRATLVDHVINHGLTMREAGQRVHPHLSRFTVASVIRKFRLENRMTRRPSGGGRQRLFTQRQELAVVDLVRADNAIRLHQLRRKILADRRVFSNIDHVSITTIRRILGKHSITMKQLYRVPFERNSDRVKGLRAEYVRRILAMDGAAQPHEYIFIDEAGFDLSKTRRRGRNVIGQRAIVHVPGQRGGNITLCAAICLRGLLHHHAILGPYNSQHILTFLDALHDIVVQNRPDQPRQRAKTVKQKGSSKSEKGDNSEISYVYKYC, encoded by the exons atggatggagggagagcaagaggaagaggaggaggaggtcaaagaggccatgcacggacccatatttctgatgatataagagcaactttggtggaccatgtcatcaaccacggcctgactatgagggaagctgggcagagagtccacccacatctaagccgcttcacagtggcatctgtaataagaaaattccgactagaaaacag aatgactcgaagaccttctgggggaggacgccaacgcctgttcacacaacGGCAGGAACTTGCTGTTGtggacctagtgagggcagacaatgccatccgtctccaccagctacgacggaaaatacttgcagacaggcgagtgttcagcaacatagaccatgtgagcatcaccaccatcagacgcatcttgggtaaacacagcatcaccatgaagcagctctacagagtcccattcgagaggaacagtgacagggtcaaaggacttcgagctgaatatgtacGG agaatcttggccatggatggagctgcacagcctcatgaatacattttcattgatgaagctggattCGACCTGAGCAAAACAAGACGACGGGGTCGTAATGTAATTGGCCAAAGGGCAATTGTGCACGTCCCAGGGCAGCGCGGGGGAAACATCACATTATGTGCCGCCATATGCCTTCGAGGGCTTCTGCACCATCATGCAATACTGGGTCCATACAATAGCCAAcacatactcacatttctagatgctctccatgatatagttgtacagaacagaccagATCAGCCCAG gcaacgggcaaaaactgtaaaacagAAGGGCTCCAGCAAGAGTGAAAAGGGAGACAATAGTGAGATCAGCTATGTATACAAGTACTGCTAA